In one window of Paraburkholderia phymatum STM815 DNA:
- a CDS encoding Na/Pi cotransporter family protein, which translates to MLILLNLLSGVALLVWGTHIVRTGILRVWGGDLRRALARSTNSRAKAFAAGVGVTSLVQSSNATAMIVTSFAAQGMLPLASGLAIMLGADVGTALMARILTLDLSWLSPFLIVFGVPLFLSRKQNRSGQVGRTATGLGLILLALHLIVESAQPMMHGAGVRVMFGALTGDTMLDALVGATFAVISYSSLAAVLLTATLASSGVISLKVALCLVIGANLGSGLLALAGTLAQNTAARRLALGSLAFKLAGALLILPFTSLLARGLPMLIGNPREAVVGFHVIYNTLRCCACLPLIDGVARVCCRVLPERPDPNGQLRPMHLDAASIATPTLALSNAAREVLRIGDIVRTMLDNLSHLIHHNDPEKARDTIRMDDDVDHLYAEVKAYLARVSREQLDDADSRRWTDIIALTINLEHAGDIIERIVTDIEEKKIAHRLAFSEEGLAELDDLHTRLVGNLQLGLSVFLSNDLRCAELLLAEKERFRDLERAYSYKHLDRLAGETLRSIETSALHLDVISDMKRLNSLFCSTAYPVLDAAGALHDTRLRKRMHEDVPAATLTQQP; encoded by the coding sequence ATGCTGATCCTGCTCAACTTGCTATCGGGTGTCGCGTTGCTGGTGTGGGGCACGCATATCGTGCGCACCGGCATTCTGCGCGTATGGGGCGGCGATCTGCGCCGGGCGTTGGCGCGCAGCACGAATAGTCGCGCGAAGGCGTTCGCGGCGGGCGTCGGCGTCACGAGCCTCGTGCAGAGCAGCAATGCGACGGCGATGATCGTCACGTCGTTTGCAGCACAAGGCATGTTGCCGCTCGCAAGCGGCCTTGCCATCATGCTGGGCGCCGACGTCGGCACGGCGTTGATGGCGCGCATTCTCACACTCGATCTGTCGTGGCTGTCGCCATTTCTGATTGTCTTCGGCGTACCGCTCTTTCTCTCTCGCAAGCAGAACCGTTCGGGTCAGGTGGGCCGCACTGCGACCGGCCTTGGGCTCATTCTGCTGGCGTTGCATCTGATTGTCGAAAGCGCGCAGCCGATGATGCATGGCGCCGGCGTCCGCGTGATGTTCGGTGCGTTGACGGGCGACACCATGCTCGATGCGCTGGTCGGCGCGACCTTCGCTGTCATTTCCTATTCGAGTCTCGCGGCGGTGCTGCTGACGGCGACGCTCGCGTCGTCGGGCGTGATCTCGTTGAAGGTGGCGCTGTGTCTCGTGATCGGCGCGAATCTCGGCAGCGGCTTGCTTGCGCTCGCTGGCACGCTCGCGCAAAACACGGCGGCGCGCCGTCTCGCGCTCGGCAGCCTCGCGTTCAAGCTGGCGGGCGCGTTGCTGATCCTGCCGTTCACCTCGCTACTCGCACGCGGCCTGCCCATGTTGATCGGCAATCCGCGCGAAGCCGTGGTCGGATTCCATGTGATCTACAACACGCTGCGCTGCTGTGCGTGCCTGCCGCTCATCGACGGCGTTGCGCGCGTATGCTGCCGCGTTTTGCCGGAGCGGCCGGACCCGAACGGCCAGCTTCGTCCTATGCATCTCGACGCCGCCTCGATCGCGACGCCTACGCTTGCGTTATCGAATGCCGCCCGCGAGGTGCTGCGTATCGGCGATATCGTGCGAACCATGCTCGACAACCTGTCGCATCTGATCCATCACAACGATCCCGAGAAGGCGCGCGACACGATCCGCATGGATGACGACGTCGACCATCTGTATGCGGAGGTCAAGGCATATCTTGCGCGCGTGTCACGCGAACAACTCGATGACGCGGACAGCCGTCGCTGGACCGATATCATCGCGCTCACCATCAACCTCGAACATGCAGGCGACATCATCGAACGCATCGTCACGGACATCGAAGAGAAGAAGATCGCGCACCGCCTTGCGTTTTCCGAGGAGGGCCTCGCCGAACTCGACGATCTTCATACGCGGCTGGTCGGCAACCTCCAACTGGGCCTGTCGGTATTCCTGAGCAACGATTTGCGCTGCGCGGAATTGCTGCTCGCGGAGAAAGAGCGCTTTCGCGATCTCGAACGCGCGTACTCGTACAAGCATCTTGACCGGCTAGCGGGTGAGACGCTGCGCAGTATTGAAACCAGCGCATTGCATCTCGATGTGATCAGCGATATGAAGCGGCTCAATTCGCTGTTCTGTTCGACGGCGTACCCGGTGCTGGACGCGGCAGGCGCGCTGCACGATACGCGCTTGCGCAAACGGATGCATGAAGACGTGCCGGCAGCGACGCTCACTCAGCAGCCGTAA
- a CDS encoding DeoR/GlpR family DNA-binding transcription regulator, producing the protein MWQEDRHQRIRALLSTLNRVSTERIMADLGVSRETVRRDLLDLEALGELRRVHGGAVKPADEAPIAERAQTHVKSKKTIAKAATAAVASGQTLFIDAGTTTAALADELAKLANLTVITNSIDVAMKMRGAPDQREAWANEVILLGGSISDRALSTTGDTTILDIQRYRADIALLSPVAVDSKHGASNYDRAETEVARAMVANADSVVILADHSKIGQRSRIAYCPPEKIDLLVTNRKAADVASFAQLKRKVGKVILA; encoded by the coding sequence ATGTGGCAGGAAGACCGTCATCAAAGAATACGCGCGCTGCTCTCGACACTCAATCGGGTGTCGACCGAGCGCATCATGGCGGATCTGGGCGTATCGCGCGAAACGGTGCGGCGCGACCTGCTCGATCTGGAAGCGCTCGGCGAGTTGCGTCGTGTGCATGGCGGTGCGGTTAAGCCCGCCGATGAAGCACCCATCGCCGAACGCGCGCAGACGCATGTCAAATCGAAGAAGACGATTGCCAAGGCCGCAACCGCAGCGGTCGCGAGCGGCCAGACGCTCTTCATCGACGCCGGCACGACAACGGCCGCCCTCGCCGATGAACTCGCGAAACTTGCGAACCTCACCGTCATCACCAACTCGATCGATGTCGCGATGAAGATGCGCGGCGCGCCGGACCAGCGCGAAGCGTGGGCGAACGAAGTGATTCTGCTGGGCGGTTCGATCAGCGACCGTGCGCTATCCACCACGGGCGACACGACCATACTCGACATCCAGCGATATCGTGCGGATATTGCGCTGCTGTCGCCCGTCGCAGTCGATTCGAAACACGGCGCGAGCAACTATGACCGCGCGGAAACGGAAGTCGCGCGCGCGATGGTGGCGAACGCGGACAGCGTGGTGATACTCGCAGACCACAGCAAGATCGGACAGCGCAGCCGCATCGCGTACTGCCCGCCCGAGAAGATCGATCTGCTGGTCACGAATCGCAAAGCGGCCGACGTCGCGTCGTTCGCGCAATTGAAGCGCAAAGTGGGTAAGGTGATACTCGCGTGA
- the ugpQ gene encoding glycerophosphodiester phosphodiesterase: MGNGIDQALSADWPYPRLVAHRIGGKLAPENTLAGFEMCARFGYGMIEFDAKLSSDNQIFLLHDDDLDRTTNGRGAAADHTWQQLASLDAGAWFDDRFKDERLPTLAQVAARCASEAIAANIEIKPCPGRDEITGRLVALAAKDLWRKQKPLLSSFSFEALKAARDAAPSLPRGMLFEALPDDWLSIVRELACVSLHADHKHLTQTNVRAIRDAGLRVLAYTVNDPARARELAKWGVDMICTDRLDMIGADVVA; this comes from the coding sequence ATGGGCAATGGGATCGATCAGGCATTATCCGCGGACTGGCCATACCCACGGCTCGTCGCGCACCGGATCGGCGGCAAGCTCGCGCCGGAGAACACGCTCGCGGGCTTCGAGATGTGCGCGCGTTTCGGCTACGGGATGATCGAATTCGACGCGAAGCTTTCTTCCGATAACCAGATCTTTCTGCTGCACGACGACGACCTCGACCGTACGACGAATGGCCGCGGCGCCGCAGCAGATCACACATGGCAACAGCTTGCCTCGCTCGATGCCGGCGCATGGTTCGATGATCGCTTCAAGGACGAACGGCTGCCCACCCTTGCGCAAGTCGCCGCACGCTGCGCCAGCGAAGCGATTGCAGCCAACATCGAAATCAAGCCCTGTCCCGGCCGCGATGAAATCACGGGGCGGCTCGTCGCGCTTGCCGCGAAGGATCTGTGGCGCAAGCAGAAGCCGCTTCTCTCATCCTTCTCGTTCGAGGCACTGAAGGCCGCGCGCGACGCTGCGCCCTCGCTGCCGCGCGGCATGTTGTTCGAGGCGCTGCCCGACGACTGGCTGTCCATCGTGCGCGAACTCGCGTGCGTGTCGCTGCATGCCGATCACAAGCACCTGACTCAAACGAACGTCCGCGCGATCCGCGATGCCGGCTTGCGCGTGCTTGCGTACACGGTGAACGATCCGGCGCGCGCACGCGAACTCGCAAAGTGGGGCGTTGACATGATTTGTACCGATCGCCTCGATATGATCGGCGCAGACGTCGTGGCCTGA
- a CDS encoding ABC transporter substrate-binding protein yields MKPTTLRCLLLACGVAAAGNVLAAPPDALVAAAKQEGQLTVIALPHDWCGYGPMIADFQKKYGIKVNELNPDAGSGDEVEAIKANKGNKGPQAPDVIDVGLSFGPTAKAQGLLQPYKVATWKSIPNDNKDPEGYWYGDYYGVLSFEVNADMIDKVPTDWSDLQKADYKNAVSLAGDPRSANQAIQGVYAAGLSAAKGDASKAAQAGLKYFADLNKSGNFVPVIGKAASLAQGTTPIIVRWDYNALADRDTLKGNPKVQVVVPKTGVVAGVYVQAISAYAPHPNAAKLWMEYLYSDEGQIGWLTGYCHPIRYNELVSQKKVPQALLDKLPPASAYKNAVFPTLQQQDATKDVVTKQWDQVVGANVK; encoded by the coding sequence ATGAAACCGACCACGTTGCGTTGTTTACTTTTGGCGTGCGGCGTGGCCGCCGCTGGCAATGTCCTGGCAGCGCCGCCCGATGCGCTCGTCGCGGCAGCGAAACAGGAAGGGCAGCTCACCGTGATCGCGCTGCCGCACGACTGGTGCGGCTATGGTCCGATGATCGCTGACTTCCAGAAGAAGTACGGCATCAAGGTCAACGAGCTGAATCCGGATGCCGGTTCTGGCGACGAAGTCGAAGCGATCAAGGCGAACAAGGGCAACAAGGGTCCGCAGGCACCCGACGTGATCGACGTCGGCCTGTCGTTCGGTCCGACAGCGAAGGCGCAAGGCCTGCTGCAGCCGTACAAGGTCGCGACGTGGAAGTCGATCCCCAACGACAACAAGGATCCCGAAGGCTACTGGTACGGCGACTACTACGGCGTGCTGTCGTTCGAAGTGAACGCCGACATGATCGACAAGGTTCCGACCGACTGGAGCGATCTGCAGAAGGCCGACTACAAGAACGCCGTGTCGCTCGCGGGCGATCCGCGCTCGGCGAACCAGGCGATCCAGGGCGTGTACGCCGCAGGTCTGTCGGCTGCGAAGGGCGACGCAAGCAAGGCTGCGCAAGCAGGCCTCAAGTACTTCGCCGATCTCAACAAGAGCGGCAACTTTGTGCCCGTGATCGGCAAGGCAGCGTCGCTGGCGCAAGGCACGACGCCTATCATCGTGCGCTGGGACTACAACGCACTCGCCGATCGCGACACATTGAAGGGCAACCCGAAGGTGCAGGTGGTCGTGCCGAAGACGGGCGTCGTCGCGGGCGTCTATGTGCAGGCAATCAGCGCCTACGCTCCGCATCCGAACGCAGCGAAGCTGTGGATGGAATACCTGTACTCGGACGAAGGCCAGATCGGCTGGCTGACGGGCTATTGCCACCCGATCCGCTACAACGAACTCGTGTCGCAGAAGAAGGTGCCGCAGGCACTGCTCGACAAGCTGCCGCCCGCATCCGCGTACAAGAACGCGGTGTTCCCGACGCTGCAGCAGCAGGATGCGACGAAGGACGTGGTGACCAAGCAATGGGACCAGGTGGTCGGCGCGAACGTCAAGTAA
- a CDS encoding ABC transporter permease, with protein MSASSEAGPGGGQADLMVPSVPQPAPKVDGPGRASPIWTWIGVMPFFLFALLFLILPTGFLMVGAFQDAQGHFTLANMRDLFQENTLDAYWISFKVSAASAFGGAVFGSLLAWAAVHGKLPGWIRPTLLTFSGVASNFAGVPLAFAFICTLGRVGLVTVLLKKYADINLYSTGFSILSFWGLTLTYLYFQIPLMVLIVTPALDGLKREWREACDCLGGTAYQYWRYVALPVLWPSVLGAALLLFANSFGAVATAYALTGSSLNIVTILLYAQIRGDVLHNQNLGYALALGMILVTGLSNGGYIWLRSRAERGRR; from the coding sequence ATGAGCGCTTCATCGGAAGCCGGGCCGGGCGGCGGCCAGGCGGACCTGATGGTTCCGTCCGTGCCGCAACCTGCGCCGAAGGTCGATGGTCCGGGCCGGGCGTCGCCCATCTGGACGTGGATCGGCGTGATGCCGTTTTTCCTCTTTGCGTTGCTGTTCCTGATTCTGCCGACGGGCTTCCTGATGGTCGGCGCGTTCCAGGATGCGCAAGGCCACTTCACGCTCGCGAACATGCGCGACCTGTTCCAGGAAAACACGCTCGACGCGTACTGGATCAGCTTCAAGGTCAGCGCGGCATCGGCATTCGGCGGCGCGGTGTTCGGCTCCCTGCTCGCGTGGGCGGCCGTGCACGGCAAGCTGCCCGGCTGGATACGCCCGACCCTGCTGACATTCTCTGGCGTCGCGTCCAACTTCGCGGGCGTGCCGCTCGCATTCGCGTTCATCTGCACGTTGGGCCGCGTCGGTCTCGTGACGGTGCTGCTGAAGAAATATGCGGACATCAATCTGTATTCCACGGGTTTCAGCATCCTGAGCTTCTGGGGGCTGACGCTCACGTACCTGTACTTCCAGATTCCGTTGATGGTGTTGATCGTCACGCCTGCGCTCGACGGGCTGAAGCGTGAATGGCGCGAGGCGTGCGACTGCCTCGGCGGCACCGCATATCAGTACTGGCGTTACGTGGCATTGCCCGTGTTGTGGCCGAGCGTGCTCGGCGCCGCGCTGCTGCTGTTCGCGAACTCGTTCGGCGCGGTGGCGACGGCGTATGCGCTGACGGGCAGTTCGCTGAATATCGTGACGATCCTGCTGTACGCGCAGATTCGCGGCGACGTGCTGCACAACCAGAACCTCGGCTATGCGCTCGCGCTCGGCATGATTCTCGTGACGGGCCTGTCGAACGGCGGCTATATCTGGCTGCGCTCGCGCGCCGAAAGGGGAAGGCGATGA
- a CDS encoding ABC transporter permease, with the protein MNRQSRAGAWTAMIVGSLYFLIPLIATFEFSLRMRRGTYSFDAYQVVLGDPRFQASFGYSILMAVLTIVVGVLLVVPTAYWVQLRLPKLRGIVEFITLLPLVVPAIVIVFGYLRIYNSSSILPLTSNERATDLLLVFGYVTLSLPYMYRAVDAGLRAVDIRSLTEAAECLGANWPTILIKVIFPNIRSGILSGAFLTFAVVIGEFTLASLLDRPAFGPYLQLIGANRAYEPSALAIIAFAVTWASMGLIQVFGSARTLAAQKP; encoded by the coding sequence ATGAACAGGCAATCGCGCGCGGGCGCGTGGACCGCGATGATCGTCGGTTCGCTGTATTTTCTGATTCCGCTGATCGCGACCTTCGAATTCAGTCTGCGCATGCGGCGCGGCACGTACAGCTTCGACGCGTACCAGGTCGTGCTAGGCGATCCGCGTTTTCAGGCGTCGTTCGGCTATTCGATCCTGATGGCGGTGCTGACGATCGTCGTCGGCGTGCTGCTCGTGGTGCCGACTGCGTACTGGGTGCAGCTGCGTCTGCCGAAGCTGCGGGGCATCGTCGAGTTCATCACGCTACTGCCGCTCGTCGTGCCCGCGATCGTGATCGTGTTCGGCTATCTGCGCATCTACAACAGCAGTTCGATTCTGCCGCTCACGTCGAACGAGCGCGCGACGGACCTGCTGCTCGTGTTCGGCTACGTGACGCTGTCGCTGCCGTACATGTACCGCGCCGTAGACGCCGGCCTGCGTGCCGTCGACATCCGTTCGCTGACGGAAGCCGCCGAATGTCTCGGCGCAAACTGGCCGACCATTCTGATCAAGGTGATCTTTCCGAACATCCGCTCGGGCATCCTCTCGGGCGCGTTTCTCACCTTTGCGGTGGTGATCGGCGAGTTCACGCTCGCGAGTCTGCTGGACCGTCCGGCGTTCGGTCCATACCTGCAGCTGATCGGCGCGAACCGCGCGTATGAGCCGTCCGCGCTCGCGATCATTGCGTTCGCCGTCACCTGGGCGTCGATGGGGCTGATCCAGGTCTTCGGCTCCGCGCGCACGCTCGCCGCGCAGAAACCTTGA
- a CDS encoding ABC transporter ATP-binding protein, whose amino-acid sequence MAFLEIDSLHKAFGANTALHHFDMKIERGEFITFLGPSGCGKTTVLRMIAGFETPTRGTIRLDGRDVTHLRTRQRKVGMVFQAYALFPNMTVAQNIGFGLKIANRPQSEIKQRVDEMLQLIKLPHLGERYPWQLSGGQQQRVALARALAGKPQVLLLDEPLSALDAKIRISLRQDIRALQRELGITSIFVTHDQEEALSISDRIVVMNEGRVEQVGTPLEIYNYPRTRFVASFVGTLNILSGHVIDPSSGRMAVDGQELHTTQALPADDAGKKRMLAVRPEAIVLEPPAAGRNTLTATVEEVSFLGAIVRIRTRVKDEVVSLDIFNDPNRRLPERGQPVALGFSHENLLVLEEGAQAQG is encoded by the coding sequence ATGGCATTTCTTGAAATCGACAGTCTGCACAAGGCGTTCGGCGCAAACACGGCGCTGCATCACTTCGACATGAAGATCGAGCGCGGCGAGTTCATCACGTTTCTCGGGCCGTCGGGGTGCGGCAAGACGACCGTGCTGCGCATGATCGCCGGCTTCGAAACGCCGACGCGCGGCACGATCCGCCTCGACGGGCGCGACGTCACGCATCTGCGCACGCGACAGCGCAAGGTCGGCATGGTGTTTCAGGCGTATGCGCTGTTTCCGAACATGACGGTCGCGCAGAACATCGGCTTTGGGCTGAAGATCGCGAACCGGCCGCAGAGCGAGATCAAACAGCGCGTCGACGAAATGCTGCAACTGATCAAGCTGCCGCACCTGGGCGAACGGTATCCGTGGCAGCTGTCGGGCGGCCAGCAGCAGCGTGTCGCGCTGGCGCGCGCGCTCGCTGGCAAGCCGCAAGTGCTGCTGCTCGACGAGCCGCTGTCGGCACTCGACGCGAAGATCCGCATTTCGCTGCGTCAGGACATTCGCGCGTTGCAGCGCGAACTCGGCATCACGTCGATCTTCGTCACGCACGATCAGGAAGAGGCGCTGTCGATTTCCGACCGCATCGTCGTGATGAACGAAGGGCGCGTCGAGCAGGTCGGCACGCCGCTTGAGATTTACAACTATCCGCGCACGCGTTTCGTCGCGTCGTTCGTCGGCACGCTGAATATCCTGTCGGGCCATGTGATCGACCCGTCGTCGGGACGCATGGCCGTCGACGGTCAGGAACTGCACACCACGCAAGCCTTGCCCGCCGACGACGCCGGCAAGAAGCGCATGCTTGCCGTGCGACCCGAGGCGATCGTGCTGGAGCCGCCCGCTGCGGGCCGCAACACGCTGACGGCGACGGTCGAAGAGGTGAGCTTCCTCGGCGCGATCGTGCGCATCCGCACGCGCGTGAAAGACGAGGTCGTGTCGCTCGATATTTTCAACGACCCGAATCGCCGCTTGCCCGAACGCGGCCAGCCGGTGGCGCTGGGTTTCTCGCACGAGAATCTGCTGGTTCTCGAAGAGGGTGCGCAGGCCCAGGGTTAG